The Mycosarcoma maydis chromosome 13, whole genome shotgun sequence region TTCATCCGCTCTCTGACTTGTCTTCATGCGTCTGGACTTGTCTTGCTTGGTTCTGATCGCGATCGCTACTTCTGCGTTGTTGGCTCCACTTAACCTTTTCTCATGACATTCTTGTGCTGACGTTTTATCGCCATTCTCACACTTCTTTGTCCCTCTCACAGTCTCGTCTTTACGTCAAGGGAAGGATCATGGGCCACAAGCGCTCGCAGCGCGTTGCCAAGTGCCACACCTCCCtcatcaagatcgagggTGTTGAAAAGACGGACGAGGCCAAGTTCTACCTCGGCAAGCGTGTCGCTTACGTCTACAAGGCCACCAAGGAGGTTCGTGGTTCCAAGATCCGCGTCATCTGGGGCCGCATCACCCGCCCTCACGGCAACTCGGGTGTTGTTCGTGCCAAGTTCGCCCACAACATTCCTCCTCAGGCTTTCGCCGCCCGCGTCCGCATCATGCTCTACCCCTCGAGCATCTAAGTGCTGCGTTCACGACCTAATCCTACACACATTCGACACGATCCTTTCCCACCATCACCGACACTTACACACACACATCAACACCAAAAAGGCGATGATCGGGAC contains the following coding sequences:
- a CDS encoding 60S ribosomal protein eL33 yields the protein MSRLYVKGRIMGHKRSQRVAKCHTSLIKIEGVEKTDEAKFYLGKRVAYVYKATKEVRGSKIRVIWGRITRPHGNSGVVRAKFAHNIPPQAFAARVRIMLYPSSI